The genomic stretch TCACCTTCCCCGAGGGCACCCGTCGGGTGGACACGTCCCGCCGTGGCCTGCTGCGGGACCTGGAGACGTCGCTGCGCCGGCTGGGCACCGACTTCATCGACCTGTGGCAGGTGCACACCTGGTCCGCCTCCGCGCCGCTGGAGGAGACCCTTGCTGCGATGGACGAAGCGGTGGCCTCCGGCAAGGTCCGCTACCTGGGCATCTCGAACTACAGCGGCTGGCAGACGGCGCGGGCCGCGACCTGGCAGACCGCCTGGCCGGGGCGCACCCCGCTGGTCGCGACCCAGATGGAGTACTCCCTGCTGCAGCGCGGCATCGAGCGCGAGGTGCTTCCGGCGGCCACCGCGCTGGGCCTGGGCGTGCTGCCCTGGTCGCCGCTGGGTCGGGGCGTGCTCACCGGCAAGTACCGCACCGGCACCCCCGCCGACTCCCGGGCCGCCTCGCCGCACTTCGCCGCGTTCGTCGAGCCGTACCTGGAGGTCGACGCGGCCCGCGTGGTCACGGCGGTCGCGACCGCGGCGGAGGGCCTCGGGCTGGCGCCGCTCGAGGTGGCCTTGGCCTGGGTGCGAGACCGGCCCGGCGTGGTGGCGCCCATCGTGGGAGCCCGCACCGCGGCTCAGCTGCGCGGCTCGCTGCAGGTCGAAGACCTGGTGCTGCCGCAGGAGATCCGCGACGTGCTCGACGAGGTGTCCGAGCCCACCTTGGCCTACCCGGACGACGCGGGGACCGGGCGCTGAGCGCCGACGACCTGGTGCGGCTGCTCGAGCGGGCCGCGCTGGACGGGCACACTGCCGTGCGCACCGACGTGGTGCTGGCTGCGCTC from Actinomycetes bacterium encodes the following:
- a CDS encoding aldo/keto reductase is translated as MEQRRLGTSGLLVSRLGLGTMTWGRDTDEHEARDQLAAFVEAGGTLVDTAVGYGDGASETVLGTLVGDVVPRNQLVLATKAGITFPEGTRRVDTSRRGLLRDLETSLRRLGTDFIDLWQVHTWSASAPLEETLAAMDEAVASGKVRYLGISNYSGWQTARAATWQTAWPGRTPLVATQMEYSLLQRGIEREVLPAATALGLGVLPWSPLGRGVLTGKYRTGTPADSRAASPHFAAFVEPYLEVDAARVVTAVATAAEGLGLAPLEVALAWVRDRPGVVAPIVGARTAAQLRGSLQVEDLVLPQEIRDVLDEVSEPTLAYPDDAGTGR